In one window of Rhodopseudomonas palustris HaA2 DNA:
- a CDS encoding response regulator, whose protein sequence is MKTCLVVDDSSVIRKVARRILEGLDFEIVEAEDGEKALELCKNGLPDAVLLDWNMPVMDGYEFLRNLRRMPGGDHPKVVFCTTENDVAHIARALHAGANEYIMKPFDKDIVTAKFQEVGLI, encoded by the coding sequence ATGAAGACATGTTTGGTGGTCGACGATTCGAGCGTGATCCGAAAGGTCGCGCGACGCATTCTCGAAGGCCTCGACTTCGAGATCGTCGAAGCTGAGGACGGCGAGAAGGCGCTCGAACTCTGTAAGAACGGGTTGCCCGACGCGGTGCTGCTCGACTGGAACATGCCGGTGATGGACGGCTACGAATTCCTGCGCAATCTGCGCCGGATGCCGGGCGGCGATCACCCGAAAGTGGTGTTCTGCACCACCGAGAACGACGTCGCGCACATCGCGCGGGCGCTGCATGCCGGCGCCAACGAGTACATTATGAAGCCGTTCGACAAGGACATCGTCACGGCGAAGTTCCAGGAAGTCGGCCTGATCTGA
- a CDS encoding protein-glutamate methylesterase/protein-glutamine glutaminase → MSVALAGSPAINATQYEPLRVMVVDDSVVIRGLISRWIEAEPDMVVAASLRTGLDAVNQVERIKPDIALLDIEMPELDGIAALPQLLAKKRDLIVIMASTLTRRNAEISFKALSLGAADYIPKPETTRESAGAEVFRHDLLQKIRHLGGKVRRRVSAPSASAPMVARVREAAAAPAAPSVASQAALVKRAFGPTAPRVLLIGSSTGGPQALMSLVAEIGPVIDRYPVLITQHMPPTFTTILAEHLMRAARRPAHEGVDGELIKPGRIYLAPGGRHMRVTRQGGQPAIALDDGPAVNFCKPAVDPLFTSAIDVWQGGIMAVVLTGMGSDGMRGGKDIVAAGGSVIAQDEASSVVWGMPGAAANAGICAAVLPLNQIGPKLVRLFSGDRS, encoded by the coding sequence ATGAGTGTAGCTCTGGCAGGAAGTCCGGCCATCAATGCGACGCAGTATGAACCGCTGCGGGTGATGGTCGTCGACGATTCGGTGGTGATTCGCGGGCTGATCTCGCGTTGGATCGAGGCCGAGCCCGACATGGTCGTCGCGGCCTCGCTGCGCACCGGGCTCGACGCGGTCAATCAGGTCGAACGCATCAAGCCGGACATCGCCCTGCTCGACATCGAGATGCCCGAGCTCGACGGCATCGCCGCGCTGCCGCAATTGCTGGCCAAGAAGCGCGACCTGATCGTCATCATGGCGTCGACCCTGACGCGCCGTAACGCCGAGATCAGCTTCAAGGCGCTGTCGCTCGGCGCCGCCGACTACATTCCGAAGCCGGAGACGACCCGCGAATCCGCCGGCGCCGAGGTGTTCAGGCACGACCTGCTGCAGAAGATCCGCCATCTCGGCGGCAAGGTGCGGCGCAGGGTCTCGGCGCCGAGCGCCAGCGCGCCCATGGTCGCGCGCGTTCGCGAGGCGGCCGCAGCACCGGCCGCGCCGAGCGTCGCCAGTCAGGCGGCGCTGGTGAAGCGTGCGTTCGGCCCGACGGCGCCGCGCGTGCTGCTGATCGGGTCCTCGACCGGCGGGCCGCAGGCGCTGATGTCGCTGGTCGCCGAGATCGGTCCGGTGATCGACCGCTATCCGGTGCTGATCACGCAGCATATGCCGCCGACCTTCACGACGATTCTCGCCGAACATCTGATGCGCGCCGCCCGGCGGCCGGCGCACGAGGGCGTCGACGGCGAACTGATCAAGCCGGGCCGGATCTATCTGGCCCCCGGCGGTCGCCACATGCGGGTGACCCGCCAGGGCGGACAGCCCGCGATCGCGCTCGACGACGGCCCGGCGGTGAATTTCTGCAAGCCCGCGGTCGACCCGCTGTTCACCTCGGCGATCGACGTCTGGCAGGGCGGGATCATGGCGGTGGTGTTGACCGGAATGGGGTCCGACGGCATGCGCGGCGGCAAGGACATCGTCGCCGCCGGCGGCAGCGTGATCGCCCAGGACGAGGCCAGCAGCGTGGTGTGGGGCATGCCCGGCGCGGCGGCGAATGCCGGCATCTGCGCCGCGGTGTTGCCGCTCAATCAGATCGGGCCGAAGCTCGTACGTTTGTTTTCAGGAGATCGGTCGTGA
- a CDS encoding hybrid sensor histidine kinase/response regulator, whose amino-acid sequence MDDLLREFLTETFESLDTVDNQLVRFEQEPNNAKILDNIFRLVHTIKGTCGFLGLPRLEALAHAAETLMGKFRDGMPVTGEAVTLILTTIDRIKDILGGLEATEAEPEGDDGDLIGELERLSMRTPEQIAAELGGSAAPVDEAVPEDAAPVEAAVAAPAVAEGSLVPQTLERPLRPGEVSLDELERAFQETAIEVASPPLAPVASEPEKPAEAPPAVVEAAKPAPKPAAKAPKKNADAEAPAEGDRIANQSIRVNVDTLEHLMTMVSELVLTRNQLLEISRRHEDTEFKVPLQRLSTVTAELQDGVMKTRMQPIGNAWQKLPRIVRDLAAELGKQIELEMHGADTELDRQVLDLIKDPLTHMVRNSADHGLERPEERVRNGKPEQGTIRLSAYHEGGHIVICIADNGRGLNTERIKAKAIANGLVTEAEVEKMTEAQIHKFIFAPGFSTAAEVTSVSGRGVGMDVVRTNIDQIGGTIEIKSVADEGSSVTIKIPLTLAIVSALIVEAGGDRFAIPQLAVVELVRARANSEHRIERIKDTPVLRLRDKLLPLMHLKKLLHIDDGTASTEPENGFIVVTQVGSQTFGIVVDGVFHTEEIVVKPMSTKLRHIGMFSGNTILGDGAVIMIVDPNGIAQALGTSVSAQHDLAEQSAATRAATTEQLTSLLVFRSGSPQPKAVPLSLVTRLEEIAADKIESSNGRYMVQYRDQLMPLVLMEGVEVASTGVQPILVFADEDRSMGLVVDEIVDIVEEHLQIQVGSSRDGILGSAVIKGLATEVIDVAHFLPMAFSDWLSRKEMKQSIASRSVLLVDDSAFFRNMLGPVLKAAGYKVRLATSAVEGLSVLRSGASFDVILTDIEMPEMNGFEFAEAIRADTKLAPTPVIALSSLVSPAAIERGRQAGLTDYVAKFDRPGLIAALKEQTASTERVEALQQQAA is encoded by the coding sequence ATGGACGATCTTCTCCGTGAGTTCTTGACGGAAACCTTCGAAAGCCTGGATACGGTTGACAATCAACTGGTCCGCTTCGAGCAGGAGCCGAACAACGCGAAGATACTGGATAATATCTTCCGGCTCGTTCACACCATCAAGGGTACCTGCGGGTTCCTCGGGCTGCCGCGACTGGAAGCGCTGGCGCATGCGGCCGAGACGTTGATGGGCAAATTCCGCGACGGCATGCCGGTCACCGGCGAGGCGGTGACGCTGATCCTGACCACGATCGACCGCATCAAGGACATTCTCGGCGGACTGGAAGCGACCGAGGCCGAGCCCGAGGGCGACGACGGCGACCTGATCGGCGAACTCGAACGGCTGTCGATGCGCACGCCGGAGCAGATCGCCGCCGAGCTCGGCGGCAGCGCTGCGCCGGTCGACGAAGCCGTTCCGGAGGACGCTGCGCCGGTCGAAGCGGCCGTGGCCGCACCGGCGGTGGCAGAAGGTTCGCTGGTGCCGCAGACGCTGGAGCGTCCGTTGCGCCCGGGCGAAGTGTCGCTCGACGAGCTGGAGCGCGCGTTCCAGGAAACCGCGATCGAAGTGGCCTCGCCGCCGCTGGCGCCGGTCGCGAGCGAGCCGGAGAAGCCGGCCGAGGCTCCGCCTGCGGTCGTCGAAGCAGCCAAGCCGGCGCCGAAGCCGGCCGCCAAGGCCCCGAAGAAGAATGCCGACGCCGAGGCTCCGGCCGAGGGCGACCGGATCGCCAACCAGTCGATCCGCGTCAACGTCGACACGCTCGAACACCTGATGACGATGGTGTCGGAGCTGGTGCTGACCCGCAACCAGCTGCTCGAGATCAGCCGTCGCCACGAGGACACCGAATTCAAGGTGCCGCTGCAGCGGCTCTCGACCGTCACCGCCGAGTTGCAGGACGGCGTGATGAAGACCCGGATGCAGCCGATCGGCAACGCCTGGCAGAAGCTGCCGCGGATCGTGCGCGATCTCGCCGCCGAACTCGGCAAGCAGATCGAACTCGAGATGCACGGCGCCGATACCGAACTCGACCGCCAGGTCCTCGACCTGATCAAGGATCCGCTCACCCACATGGTGCGCAACTCCGCCGATCACGGTCTGGAGCGGCCGGAGGAGCGGGTGCGCAACGGCAAGCCCGAGCAGGGCACGATCCGTCTGTCCGCCTATCACGAAGGCGGCCATATCGTGATCTGCATCGCCGACAACGGCCGCGGCCTCAACACCGAGCGGATCAAGGCGAAGGCGATCGCCAACGGCCTGGTCACCGAGGCCGAGGTCGAGAAGATGACCGAGGCGCAGATCCACAAGTTCATCTTCGCGCCCGGGTTCTCGACCGCCGCCGAAGTCACCAGCGTGTCCGGCCGCGGCGTCGGCATGGACGTGGTGCGTACCAATATCGACCAGATCGGCGGCACCATCGAGATCAAGTCGGTGGCCGACGAAGGCTCCAGCGTCACCATCAAGATCCCGCTGACGCTGGCGATCGTCTCGGCGCTGATCGTCGAGGCCGGCGGCGATCGCTTCGCGATCCCGCAGCTCGCGGTGGTCGAACTGGTGCGGGCGCGGGCCAATTCCGAGCACCGCATCGAGCGTATCAAGGACACTCCGGTGCTGCGTCTGCGCGACAAGCTGCTGCCGCTGATGCACCTGAAGAAGCTGCTGCACATCGACGACGGCACCGCCTCGACCGAGCCGGAGAACGGCTTCATCGTGGTGACCCAGGTCGGCAGCCAGACCTTCGGCATCGTCGTCGACGGCGTGTTCCACACCGAGGAAATCGTCGTCAAGCCGATGTCGACCAAGCTGCGCCACATCGGCATGTTCTCGGGCAACACCATCCTGGGCGACGGCGCGGTGATCATGATCGTCGATCCGAACGGGATCGCGCAGGCGCTCGGCACCTCGGTGTCGGCGCAGCACGACCTGGCGGAGCAGAGCGCGGCGACCCGCGCGGCCACGACCGAGCAGCTCACCTCGCTGCTGGTGTTCCGCTCCGGCTCGCCGCAGCCGAAGGCGGTGCCGCTGTCGCTGGTCACCCGGCTCGAAGAGATCGCCGCCGACAAGATCGAATCGTCGAACGGCCGCTACATGGTGCAGTACCGCGATCAACTGATGCCGCTGGTGCTGATGGAGGGCGTCGAGGTCGCGAGCACGGGTGTGCAGCCGATCCTGGTGTTCGCCGACGAAGATCGCAGCATGGGTCTCGTGGTCGACGAGATCGTCGACATCGTCGAGGAGCATCTGCAGATTCAGGTCGGCTCCAGCCGCGACGGCATTCTCGGCTCGGCGGTGATCAAGGGGCTCGCCACCGAAGTCATCGACGTCGCTCACTTCCTGCCGATGGCGTTCTCCGACTGGCTCTCCCGCAAGGAGATGAAGCAGTCGATCGCCAGCCGGTCGGTGCTCCTGGTCGACGACTCCGCGTTCTTCCGCAACATGCTCGGCCCGGTGCTGAAGGCAGCCGGCTACAAGGTGCGGCTGGCGACTTCGGCGGTCGAAGGACTCTCGGTGCTGCGTAGCGGCGCCAGCTTCGACGTGATCCTGACCGACATCGAGATGCCGGAAATGAACGGCTTCGAGTTCGCCGAGGCGATCCGCGCCGACACGAAACTGGCGCCGACGCCGGTGATCGCGCTGTCCTCGCTGGTGTCGCCGGCGGCGATCGAGCGCGGACGCCAGGCCGGCCTCACCGACTACGTCGCCAAATTCGATCGTCCCGGCCTGATTGCGGCGCTGAAGGAGCAAACCGCGAGCACCGAGCGGGTCGAGGCATTGCAGCAGCAGGCGGCATGA
- a CDS encoding chemotaxis protein CheW, protein MNRQVDAISGNTTQFATAMIGGQLFGLPISRVQDVFMPERLTRVPLAPDDVAGVLNLRGRIVTAIDMRTRLGLPRIDDGKPPMAMGVDLRGESYGLLIDTIGEVLTLPDEGREVNPVNLDPRMASFANGVHRLDGQLMVVLDVDKVLEIANARMAA, encoded by the coding sequence ATGAACCGGCAGGTCGATGCCATCAGCGGCAACACCACCCAATTCGCCACTGCGATGATCGGCGGACAGCTGTTCGGGCTGCCGATCTCGCGCGTCCAGGACGTGTTCATGCCGGAGCGGCTGACGCGGGTGCCGCTGGCTCCCGACGACGTCGCCGGCGTGCTCAATCTCCGCGGCCGCATCGTCACGGCGATCGACATGCGCACCCGTCTCGGCCTGCCGCGGATCGACGACGGCAAGCCGCCGATGGCGATGGGCGTCGATCTGCGCGGCGAATCCTACGGCCTGCTGATCGACACGATCGGCGAAGTGCTGACGCTTCCCGACGAAGGCCGCGAGGTCAATCCGGTCAATCTCGACCCGCGGATGGCGTCGTTCGCCAACGGCGTTCATCGTCTCGACGGCCAGCTGATGGTCGTTCTCGACGTCGACAAGGTTCTCGAAATCGCGAACGCGCGGATGGCCGCGTAA